The Caenibius sp. WL genome includes the window TCATCTCGCTATCATCGATGACCCGTTTAAGGATCGCGAAGACGCTGACAGTGAAACCCAGCGCGAGAAGGTTTGGAACTGGTATCGATCAACGCTGTTCACGCGGCTTATGCCGGGCGGGGCAATCGTTTTGGTGCAGACGCGCTGGCATGAGGATGATCTTGCGGGCCGCCTGCTGGAACAGGATGGCAGAGTTGAGGACGGCGGTGAATGGACCGTCCTGGAGCTTCCTGCGCTCGATGAGAATGGCAAAGCGCTCTGGCCGGAATGGTACGATGAGGCAGCGCTCCTGCGCATCAAAAACACAGTCGGCCCGCGCGAGTGGTCGGCGCTTTATCAGCAGAAGCCACAGCCCGATGAAGGGACGTTCTTCAAGCGGGACTGGTTCAACACGTGGGATAAGCTTCCTGCGCTGCGGTATTACGGAACGAGTGATTACGCTGTCACAGACGGCGGCGGAGATTACACGGTCCATAGGGTTTGGGGCATTTCTCCCAGCGGAGACATTTTTCGCGTCGATGGGTGGCGCGGCCAGACAGCAAGCGACGAATGGATAGAGCGTAAACTGGATCTGATAGCGAAGTACAAGCCGCTGTGTTGGTTCGGTGAGGGCGGGGTTATTCAGAAGGCTGTCGAGCCGATGCTCAAGCGCCGGATGCGCGAGCGCAACGTTCATTGCCGATTGGAATGGCTTTCCAGCGTCGCGGATAAGCCGACGCGGGCCAGATCGTTCCAAGCCATGGCTGCGACGGGGCGCGTGCATTTCGAGCCTGGAGCGGACATCAGTGAGTTTCTGGTGTTCCCGGCAGGCAAGCATGACGACGATGTTGATACGGCGAGCTTGATCGGTCGGGCTATCG containing:
- a CDS encoding terminase family protein, whose amino-acid sequence is MEATERGEIDRLMVFMPPRHGKSEKTTKRFPAWYLGRNPKHQVISASYNSDLATDFGREVKGIISSPEYGDVFGNVGLRQDSRAADRMNTNHGGAYFAVGVGTATTGRGAHLAIIDDPFKDREDADSETQREKVWNWYRSTLFTRLMPGGAIVLVQTRWHEDDLAGRLLEQDGRVEDGGEWTVLELPALDENGKALWPEWYDEAALLRIKNTVGPREWSALYQQKPQPDEGTFFKRDWFNTWDKLPALRYYGTSDYAVTDGGGDYTVHRVWGISPSGDIFRVDGWRGQTASDEWIERKLDLIAKYKPLCWFGEGGVIQKAVEPMLKRRMRERNVHCRLEWLSSVADKPTRARSFQAMAATGRVHFEPGADISEFLVFPAGKHDDDVDTASLIGRAIDQAHPAIVAAQKHKQRRDGYWPQEQADNDWMTV